The DNA sequence CAAGTAGCATTTTCCGCACAAAGAAGCTGTCGTCGCGGTTCAAAGCTTTCGAAAAAGAGTAACGTCTATGGAGTTCTCAACCCCGGAAGGCGGATCGAATAGCACATTGATCAATTCAAACGAAGGGAATGAAAAATTGAGTGTAGGTGAAGTTGTTATTCAAGAGGAGTCTAAGGTATGTTGGATAGGCTGGTCCTGCATTGTATGAAATTTAATGACAATGTGTTATGTGAATGTTTCTTATTCATgctaattagatattttttacgATAAAGTATGCTTGATTCCCATATATGTTTGcactatttttttatgtttttttattggaGTGATTCATTATATAGCAAAGAtcttaagttgataaaaaaaaaatttccggTGACTTTAATTGAAGGTCGACGAAATTACCGATGACATTGTGATGAGAAAGGATGAGTTGGACTTGAGACACAAGGTTTGAATTATTCCTTATTGTTTGTCATCGCATTATAGTTTTTGTGTTAATGCTAGTTTTAATTCGTATTTGGTTTTGTGAATTGACATTACAGTTGCCGGATCATAGTGGGATCAGTGAAGAGGAAATCTCATTCTTAGGAATGTGTTTTGATTCGTTGCCTCTGGCGCAGAAATTTTATGCAAATTATGCAAAGAAAGTTGGGTTTGTAACTAAAACCAGGAACACGAATTTGACAAGACGCAGGAGGAATCAAAGATACCCATTAATTAGTCTATTCACTGCACGCAAGAAGGTTACCGGGAGTCTCGGGTGAAGGCAGCAACTCGGGAAAACAGAATTACAGCTATGAGATGCAGAGTAAGGATGTATGTCATGCTGGACAGGGAGAAGGAAAGTTGGATTGCGGCTAGATTAGAATTGAGGCATTCCCACCCTTGTTCGGCTGAGAAAGCGGTCCACTATCTTGAGTACAGGGAGTTGACAATGCATGCTAAGTGCGTCATTACGGATAACGACGAGGCTGGCATAAGACCCAACAAGACATATCTATCACTGGCAAACGAGGTTGGCGGGTCTTCAAACCTGAGTTTTTTAGAAAAGGATGTCAGAAATTACATCACAAGAATACTCCGATGTGCTGATGACAATGCGGACTTTAAGGAGATGATGAATTATTTTGTTCGAATGAAAGAGATCAATCCCAACTTCTTTTATGCAATAGATGTTGACGATGCTAATAAGTTCAGGAGCGCactctgggtagatgcaaggtgcAGGGCTTCGTATGAATATTACAGAGATGTGGTGTCGTTCGACACCacttacagaagaaacaggtcTGTTTTTACTTATGGGTGAATCGCAAAAGCAGTTATTTCTTAATTTGTTTTTGTGTCTGTCATTTGTTGTTGGTATTTTCACAGGCATGGTCTACCGGTTGCATCCTTTGTTAGTGTAAACCACCATGAGAAGTCTACTCTTCCCGGTTGTGCTTTACTTGGGAGCGAGGAGATCCCTAGTTTTGAGTGGGAGTTCACGCAATGTGTGAGATGCGTCGGGACTGCACCAAGGGGATCATCACTGACCAATGTAAGGCCATAGTCGGTGCTATTAGGAAGGTCCTACCAGATACTGTTCACCGATGGTATATCTGGCACATAATGAAGAAGGCACAATTCAAGCTTGGAGGTTATGTTAGGTACGAAGAATTGAATGCTAAGATGAATCACATTGTGTATAATTCTCCTTCTGCTGACTCTTTTGAAGTTGATTGGGCTGAATTCATCAAAAAATTCGACCTAGGCTAGAATAGATGGTTAACAGGTCCGTTATCGTTAACTTAACTCCCGTATATTGGTTGCATATTGCCTATTTATTCATTGTTGGTAATTTCGCCGGTTTGAATGGGTTGTTGTGGTTTTTTAGGAGTGTAGTCGATGTTTCTTATTTACCTAGTCAGTGGATGTTCCTTTCAATACACAAACAGATAATTTTTCTCTTAGGAAACTGGAtgttcttttatttgttttcttagttCTTTGAAAGCGGTCTTCATGTTGTGTCTAACCGACACTCTTATGCTCTGTTTTTTTATGTAGACCTTTATGCCAATCGACGGAAGTGGGTTCCAATATTTTTCAAGAGTGAATCTTGGGCCGGTATAAGGAGTACACAACGGAGTGAAAGTATGCATGCATTTTACGGGGGGTTTCTGCATTGCAAGAGTGGGTTGGTTCAGTTTGTCCATGAATACGACAATGTACTTGGAAACAAGGAGTAGAAGGAGCTGGAAAATGATGCTGTGGACTCGAAAGGCGTCATCCCATGTATAGGGAGCACAGGCATCGAGAGAAAATTTCAGCGGGAATACACCAGTAATATGTTCAGGGATGTTCAGTTGGAGGTAAGGAAAAAAATCGATTGCGTGGTTCGGTCAACTGAACCACAGggtgatttaatttttattaaagtgGATGAGCATAAGATAATTTGTGAAAAGACTGTTTACCGTACTTTCACAGTAGATTTTGACCCATTGAGTCAAGAGGTTCGGTGCGACTGCAACAAGTTTGAATCCATTGGTATATTGTGTTGCCACACCCTTGCTGTTTTTCATACTACAGAGTTCACAGAGTACCGAGCTGCTATGTTCTTCCTCAATGGAGTAAGAACATCATGCGCAAGCACACCTACATTAAGAGTAGTCATGATGTGGCTCAGACCGATGAAAGCCACAACCTGTTCATGCGTTTCTGTTCAGAGTTTTATAACGTTGCTCAGGAGTTCGTTACTTGTGATGAGGAAGCATCCATCTTGCGATCTGCCCTTTGGGATGCAAAGTCCAAGCTGACTGATTACCGTGCCAGCATGCGTTCGACTACTGTTGCTGCGACTCAGAATATCATGCCCACACAGAGCACAGGCGGTGTTGTTGTACATGACATACAGGGACCTTCAAGAGTTAAAACTAAAGGACGGCCGAAGAGTAAGAGACTTGGAGCAGAGTTGGACAAATCAATTAAGAAATCGACgcaaaaaaggaagagaaaatcGCATCCGGTATGTGATAGACGTGAGGTCTAGTTCAATTTTTTTTGGGATGGTGTTGTTGATTCATatatgttgtttttgtttttctattgtgTATTTTGTAGGATGTTGTTGACCTTTAAACAGATAATGATTATGATGGTTCTGTAGAGAAAGGGTTTGAGGCTTCTACTACTTACAATGTATCGAATGGTGGTGGATTCATGTCCCTGTTGAACTCTTTTGAGAATATATAGTTATCCTTTTGTTTGATTGTTCATTTTTTTTCTGTGGTTAGTTTCTCATACTTAGCTAGATTTCGTGGTTCTTTTAACACAAATTAATAACCTCTAACGATTGTTGCTTTGTAACTTGCATTGGTTCTGTTATGACGCATTCAATAAAAGATGTAAAAAGATAACTGTGGTTATCTTTtatctaattattaattattttaggtTGTGACACTGTCATAGTTTTAAGATCACGGAGTGTTACTTTTTTGTTGTAAAAAACAAATGGATTACATCCGCCATGAAACCTGCTGAAGAATATCTaagaaaacaaaagccattcacTTCTCAATGAAGTACATGCATTTGCAAATGAGTAACACTTGAAACTCGAAAAACATATCCAGAATCATCCAAGTCGCAATGAAAAGAAACATCATAATGCCTATCAGAAGCACCATCTACTTAAAAACTTGGATAAAGTCACCGATGCCAACACAAAGGAACTTGCTGAGTATACTGATTACGACAGAAGGCCATGCATTGCTTAAAGTACCAGCAACTTAACAATTACAACAATAAAAAAcaaggataaaaaaataaataaacttccGTTTAGTTAACATCAAGCCGCTTAATGGAACGAAGTGCCACCCAAATATAATCATAAACAAATTGGGTATATACACCAAGCAGAGTAGACTGAATAGCATAATAAGACAATGCATTGCTTAATGAACTAGAGACATCCACAACTTGACAACTAATTACTTGACCATCGTAAATTCCTAACACATGAAACCTGTTGAGGAATatctaaaaaaagaaaagacattCACTTCTCAATTAAGTACACGCATCCGCAAATGCATTGAACGTGATAACTCAGAAAACATATGcagaaccatccaatttacaatgAAAAGAAACATCCTATTGTCTATCAGAAGCACCATCCACTTAAAAGTTTGGATAAAGTCACCAGCAACTTCACAGtttcattaaaagaaaatcatATACCTGCAGTGAAACAGAATTTTTCAGGCTCACACGAAACTACTGCAAGGCAAAAAATGCCATATAAACGTCCACAACTCTAACACAAGGAATCTATAGAAACAGTATGGCAACTGTACGTTTACATGATTTTTACCTAGGCATCTGTCTTCTTTAGTTGTCTCCCCCCTTGCTTGGCTTTCTCTTGGGTAACCTCGCACGTTGTAGCATGGTCTTCGTGCTGAGTGCTGTGAAGGGGCTCAGTGCTGTGAAGGGTGATCTCACCGCCTTAGTCTTGTGTCTCGGTTGGTTGCGACGTATAGGATGGTCGTCCAATGCCTCTAGAGCCTCTCCAATAAGTAAATTATGAGGATCCATCACTATGTCTAGTATAATTTCCTTCCGAAACTCCTGCAGAATGTCCTGAATTGCATAACTGTGTGTGAGCGGTTTGGAAGTGAGAAAGTAATTAGTCAGAAAGAGGTGCAAGTTAAATgtaatagaatttttaaaatcaccTTGGTCCAAATTTACAAAGGTTTATCTAGACTCCAGTACTGCATGAACTTGATCACGTATACACCACATCACAGCTACATGTATAGatagaaatattatttttaaccaCGAGACTAAGTATGTAAATCAAGTGAAGTGCTAGTAAGATTATTGATAGGTGGCAGTTCAACTGACCGATTAGGTTGTTTTGGGACGCTGGCATAGAAACGAGTTAGGCTGTTTTCCATGAGCTCATATGAGGGAATCGACACTTTAGCTACGTCTCAATAATTCTCCCCTAGAAAGCAACTACACTTTAGCAATGCTACATTGTTAACAACTAAGGATGTTGTTGCACTAATTGAGTGGTATATGCTTACCGCATAAGCATCTATTTTTTACCGTTCATCATTATGCACTCCAGAATGCATTCTATCCAGTATCCACAACCTTTTTTGAGGAACCTCAAAGGCATACAGCCACCAATGATGATTAATACAAACGGAAAAAACTACTGCATTGTAAACAAACGTATCAAAACAGTAACATGCAAGCATTAGTTCGTTCAATGGCAACAAACACCTAGAATACAAGGCAAAAACCATATAGTTTTTTGTATAATTAGAAAATGCATTGCTTAATGAACCAGAGACATCCACAATTTCATCACTAAAAAAATGCAGCCACAAAATTCTTAACACATGAAACCTGTTGAGGAATATCTAAGAAAATAAAAGTCAATCACTACTCAATTAAGTACACGCAATCGCAAATGCTTAAGACATGAAAACTCAGaaacatatcaagaaccatccAATTGGTAATGAGAAGAAACATCATAATGCCTATCAGAAGCAACATCCACGTAAAAACCACTGCGTTGtaaacaaacatatcaaaacAGTAACATGCAAGCATTAGTTCGTTCAATGGCAACAAACACCTAGAATAAGAGGCAAGAACCACACAGTTTTTGTCATCTAATGCATTGACTCACCCATTTTCTCCTCGGAGCTTCTACCTTGTCAAAATATCTCGAATCGGCACCGAAGTGAGGACCCAGCCCCACATAACTCAAGGTAGGAATCTCCCTGAAAGAATCCAAGTTCCTCTTTTGCAACACTGTTTCCTATTAAAACAACCATATTTAGTTTTAGGACACAAATCTTAAACACTAAAAATCCACAAAATCAATCATACCAAAATTCCTGGAGGAATACAGTAGAAGTCATCATTAAACCGTGATGATTCCGAGTCATTAAAACTGAAACACATCCACTGAACGATCTGCACgttcaattttaatttgttaggGTCATCTTTATGAGAGATTATATTTATTAAGAACTCCATTCATTCTAGCAAAGTGTTATTATGTTCTACTTATGTTGCTGTTGATCCAACGACGGGGTTGCAGTGTGCACAGGTCCTCTTGGAGCAGTACTAGATGTAGCCTTTCTTCATACGACGCCACGGCCTTCTCTTTCCCCAACAATGCATTGACCGCCCATTGTCGCACTCGATCTTCAGCATTCTCGTCGAGCTTTCGCCTCTTTAGCAACGGATTCACCTTTATAGGAGTACACTGGGTAGGATTCTTTTCCATCCGAGTCATTCCGGGTGACATCCAGTGGCTCGGTTGACGGGGTATCTTGCAAGATGGAGTAGTTGGCATCACGGTCTGCAGTGACTCTATGTACTGAAGTTGCTCAAGATATTCCCATATTCTTTTGCTCTCCGGGTCTCGCATCGACAAGAAATCAGGATTACTGCGTCAAAATCAACCAATGttagagaaaagaaaatttttgtttGCATACATTTCCTAATTTCCTAACGAGTAAAATAGAACCAAAAAAAGAGTTTTGCATAGGAAACTTGCTTGTCGAATTCCCATTCTTGATGTTGCACTAGTGCTATCAAGTGTGCCTGCATCGGGAACTCTGGAGTCAGTTGTTTCATGGGGTGTGTTTTCCTGATTGAAGTTGCCGTCAGGAGTCTCCGAACTTGTTTTCTGTTGGTCAACTCCCTGGTGAAACAATCGGCACCCCCTCTTAGCAAGAGGCTCATTGTCTTCGCTATCATCTGGGCTCATTGGGAGATCTTTTTCCTCAGATGTTTTGGGTTGGACCTACGTGGTCAGTCGTTTTTAACCCCCTCCTTTTTCTTTGTTGCTGACCTGCTTATCTGTTTCATGCACATTGCCTATGTTACTTAAAGAAACATCCAATTACATTGAAATCAACTGTCTAAAATTACTTATGCTAATCCAGAATTTAATCCATACACTACCATACACGTATACTCACCTTCGGACTAGTTTTTTATCTCTCCGCATGTCGTGAGCATGTTCTAGTTGGAGGTGGATTTGTTGTGCTTCCAGTTGATCATCTTTCCATTGCTTCCTGCTTGCTCTTTATACCGACGGAGCTTCCCTGTTTGTAGAAATAGCGtgaatcaaataaacaataatgAAGTCAATTTATTAACACGCTAAGTTGTAAATACGTGCTTACCCTTGCGCAACCGAAGCTTTTCATCCATGATTTTGTTGTGTGTTTTTTTGCTGTTTTTCTCCTTTCAGATTGAGGTGATCAGCCTTCTACGTCTTCACTTTTACCCTTTCTAGTCAAGAGGCACACCTGATTTAAGAAATGAAAAGAATCATGGATCAAAATCAAATGCTCAAGTATCACTATCACAAAAACcagaaactcaaaaaaaaaaccttaaaaaacggAGTCATTCCCAACTACCTGACACAATTGAGATcaaaaaacatatttaaaaacaTCCATTtagcaaagaaaagaaacatcATGATGCCTCTCAGAAGCACCATCCACTGACATATTGGCATAAAGTAACCAATTTCTAGAAAGAAATGAGTACCTCAGAAATAATATATTGCACCTTATTTTCTAGACTTTCCGAGGTCCACACAACAAGCCATGGCTCTTGCTCATGACAGTTGTCAAGCTGACCGTATTGCAACCACTAAAAATATAGTACCTGGACAGAAGAAGGGGACAAGTTATGCTCTACAAAAAAAATGACATGCTCAATTTACTAATACTCATTGAATGCGTCCTACCAGCATGACGAGCATGCAGCCCTCACAAGTTttgtttgtaacaccctaccacacaaagctttacgcttaagtcgtaaaacagaggtgatgtggtattacgacctctaaaataaaataagtacatataatagcagaagagttataatatgctaggagccttgaaggatagggaaaataaaaatcgcgagataaaagcgcaacgctcaaggaacgagttaacttgcatgctaagaaaactgtaactgtcaaacataagataacagaagtaggaatagagtgccaaagatacaaaatatcaagctcctaactcagcctgcgaagtcaagactggccggagaatatttacacatatatatacctacatatccaaaacccaaaagtacatatacacaatcctgcctctccataaacctctaagaggatcaaaaagaataagtcatgcggagagaaaactaagtacatatatatacatcatagcataacaaaatatcccagtaaccactccgcttcaagagtccagacgcctaacgagatgcctctcgacctgcatctgaaaattaacaacatagtatggaatgagaaccggaggttctcagtatggtaaaggtgccacacacataatatataaggtcctgggaatgccagaggcaatcctagaacgccgacactcagattgtagagcttaaagtattaaacagaagccataaaaggtggtttcctagaaatatttaatcctaacttaacttaaccttaaatctaagtcccatactgccattcctccatacctccaattccatcatgcattttcacagacaaataaacagataaaggcaaacacaagaaagttacaactactgcaggtaacaaatacacatttagcatggcaaatacagataggcacacccaattagagcacaagcaagtaattcaagtaatatgcatatgatgcatgcctgtcctatggctgatgaggctcatctgtcggttatccagccaacccgacaagtctgaattgtccttagactgtcccccgacgtgcatccccaagagtctatgcatagatttttctcaaataatcaatattgctcaatgggggtaacattcccgggaatttatatagtgcccggtcacacttacgtcgtagggtcaacagagtatcgagttttcaacctggtacacgtggtggcaagccacggcacttaatccagggaatctcgtatctcagattattcaaattcataagccatataaataattcaattataattcatcaacatccacatcattcccaattgcatctcattcatcatcatacattaaacatattcaatccttatccttcattatatcacctcccattccatccatcaatagtttcaattcaaaacataattcattcttttctaagaatcaaacttcaaacttaaaacatactcactatcttaataactcaaaatcaaaccatataacctttaaatctaaatctcttttaaataatcatctaaataaaatctctaattttttataaaatttcggcagcatctcctctaaaactcggactttgccacccttttcgggtccaaacctgctttcttttcaattcaacatacccttcctcatcatcataacaatcaccacaataaatctacttcaaatcaacaattaaactcatacaatattcaaatccaacaaccaaaattcaactaaggatcatagttcacaaatcctaggcttttaacacaaaatacctcattatcacaacaacctccacaatagttatacctcaaatcaataattcaccaaatcattagttaatcaacaataacattcaaccataattctctccaaattaacataacaacattcaccatccaaaattaaaaactaattatccaataaacttcaaccaaatatattcatcgataaattactaaacattaaacatacacctgcattccaacttatccaatggtcatctagcctaagttttcacagaacattatatattaaatgcaagaaacctaaaccataccttagccgatttccacgtaacgaccaaagctatttattcaaaaccaaaacagcccctcaaaactcaactaatccacttcctccaagttccagtattcacaatttcaagctccaattatttattttcaacctaatacacattcataatacatatatacccaatttaatactcaaagctcaaatttaatgaaattaaaatagaattatcatatcctcaccttacccaagcttcacataagcaagagtgaacgtttctctcaagctaattggatcctaaaacatcagaaatcaaagaaattcaatattcccacttaaaattcgaaaattgggggaagatgaagctgagagtgaaatagcaagttacctatgaaattgttccggtagaaatgtagagctcgacgcggtgaacgcgtggccgcaaacggtgcggcgatcggagctcgaacgGAGAAGTTACGGCGTACGGAAGTTAACGTGAGGGTTTACGGGAATGTCTCGTTCTTCTTTTCCCTCTGAAGCTTTCAGCTTCGTTCACGTTGAAATGAGGGGGACAAAGGCTTGGGTTCACTTAAAAgggctggtccggttggaccgatagcccggttcgggtccggttcaaccggttcgatcCTTTCGGTCCAttcttggaccgttttcttcaaaattagtgtcaaaattctcgtttcgatgagctctaccctattttgatataatatttgcatttctaatcctccttattaaaaaataatttattaactaattatctactaatttaaccggggtttacattctacccacctaataaagaattttgccctcaaaattcaaatatagttacctgaaaagagatgtggatagtcctttcgcatatctgattcgagttcccaggtatgttcctcgataccagctcgtctccaagctacttttaccaatgatacttcccttcctcgtaatcgtttaacactggtgtcatcaatcctcaccggaattactgggagtgttagatcttctctcacttggattggttctggttctagaacatgacttgcgtcaggattatacttccgaagctgtgacacatggaacacatcgtgcaaattcgaaaggtacggcggtaaggcaattctataagccactggtccaattctcttcagaatctcaaacggtccaatataacgaggattcagtttcttggtcttaatagctcttcccactccagtggttggtgtaactttcagaaagacatgttctccttcttcgaattccaaaggctttcgcctcttatcagcatagctcttctggcggctttgggctataagcattcgactacgaatcttctttatctgctcagtCGTTTCAGCTATCATTTCAGGCCCTAACAAactcctttctccagtttcataccaacatagtggagactgacattttctgccatacagagcctcatatggagccattctgatgctcgcatgatagctattattataagcaaattctattaatggcatataccgatcccagctcgcaggctggtccaaaacacaagcccttagcatatcttctaaggtctgaatagttctttctgactgaccatctgtctgagggtgatacgcagtactcaagcttaactgag is a window from the Arachis hypogaea cultivar Tifrunner chromosome 17, arahy.Tifrunner.gnm2.J5K5, whole genome shotgun sequence genome containing:
- the LOC140180732 gene encoding protein FAR-RED IMPAIRED RESPONSE 1-like, which produces MYVMLDREKESWIAARLELRHSHPCSAEKAVHYLEYRELTMHAKCVITDNDEAGIRPNKTYLSLANEVGGSSNLSFLEKDVRNYITRILRCADDNADFKEMMNYFVRMKEINPNFFYAIDVDDANKFRSALWVDARCRASYEYYRDVVSFDTTYRRNRHGLPVASFVSVNHHEKSTLPGCALLGSEEIPSFEWEFTQCKAQFKLGGYVRYEELNAKMNHIVYNSPSADSFEVDWAEFIKKFDLG